The following proteins are encoded in a genomic region of Mycolicibacterium rutilum:
- a CDS encoding VWA domain-containing protein, with amino-acid sequence MTLPLLGPMSLSGFENAWFFLFLLVVLGLVGLYIVVQLARHRRMLRFANMELLESVAPKRSSRWRHVPAILTVIALVFLTVAMAGPTHDVRIPRNRAVVMLVMDVSQSMRATDVSPNRMAAAQEASKQFADELTAGINLGLISYAGTATVLVSPTTGREATKAAIDKLQFADRTATGEGIFTALQAIATVGAVIGGGDEPPPARIVLFSDGKETVPSNPDNPKGAYTAARTAKDQGVPISTISFGTPYGYVEINDQRQPVPVDDEMLKKIADLSGGDAFTASSLEQLRQVYANLQQQIGYETIRGDASIGWLRLGALALALATLAALAINRRLPN; translated from the coding sequence ATGACATTGCCGTTGCTCGGACCGATGAGCCTGTCGGGTTTCGAAAACGCGTGGTTCTTCCTGTTCCTGCTCGTCGTGCTCGGGCTCGTCGGGCTCTACATCGTGGTCCAGCTCGCCCGGCACCGCCGGATGCTGCGCTTCGCCAACATGGAGCTATTGGAAAGCGTTGCGCCCAAACGGTCGTCGCGCTGGCGGCATGTGCCCGCCATCCTCACGGTGATCGCGCTGGTGTTCCTGACGGTCGCGATGGCCGGCCCCACCCACGATGTGCGCATCCCGCGCAATCGCGCGGTGGTGATGCTGGTGATGGACGTGTCGCAGTCGATGCGGGCCACCGACGTCTCACCCAACCGGATGGCCGCGGCCCAGGAGGCCTCCAAGCAGTTCGCCGACGAGCTGACCGCGGGCATCAACCTCGGGCTGATCTCGTACGCGGGCACGGCCACCGTGCTGGTCTCGCCGACCACCGGCCGCGAGGCGACCAAGGCCGCGATCGACAAGTTGCAGTTCGCCGACCGCACCGCCACCGGTGAAGGCATTTTCACTGCGCTGCAGGCGATCGCGACGGTCGGCGCCGTGATCGGCGGCGGTGACGAGCCGCCGCCCGCGCGCATCGTGCTGTTCTCCGACGGCAAGGAGACGGTGCCGTCGAACCCGGACAACCCCAAGGGCGCCTACACCGCCGCGCGCACGGCCAAGGACCAGGGCGTGCCGATCTCGACGATCTCGTTCGGCACCCCGTACGGCTACGTCGAGATCAACGACCAGCGCCAGCCGGTGCCGGTCGACGACGAGATGCTCAAGAAGATCGCGGACCTGTCCGGCGGCGACGCGTTCACCGCGTCGAGCCTCGAACAGTTACGGCAGGTCTACGCGAACCTGCAGCAGCAGATCGGTTACGAGACCATCCGGGGCGACGCGAGCATCGGCTGGCTGCGGCTCGGTGCGCTGGCGCTGGCACTGGCCACCCTGGCGGCGTTGGCCATCAACCGTCGGCTGCCGAACTGA